Within Desulfolithobacter dissulfuricans, the genomic segment CAACCTCGACGACCTGGTCGAGGTTTCCGGCAAGCTGGTTGACTCCGGGCTCAAGGATATGGTTATCGATACGGGTGCCCGGACGCTCAGGGCAGCCTTTGAAGACAATATCGTCGCCCGGCGCTCTGCCATCAAGGAGCGCTTCAAACCGCTTGGTTTCCCTACCATCACCTTTCCCTGCGAGATGACCGACGACCTGATGATGGAGGCCATGATCGCCTCGGTCCTGATGGCCAAATATGCCGGGATCATCGTTCTCTCCGATATCCAGGGTGACATTCTCTTCCCGCTGCTGCTGGAACAGCTCAATATTTTCACGGATCCGCAGCGGCCAATGGTGGTTCAGGAGGATATCTACCCCATCACCGGGCCTGACGAGAACTCACCGGTGCTCATCACCTGTAACTTCTCGCTGACCTACTTCATCGTCTCAGGCGAGATCGAAGGGTCCAAGGTACCCTCGTGGCTGCTGATCAAGGATACCGAAGGTCTGTCTGTACTCACGGCCTGGGCAGCGGGCAAATTCGGGGCCGACCTGATCGCCCAGTTCGTCAACAAGAGCGGTATTGCTGACAAGGTCAAGCACCATGAGCTGATCATCCCCGGTTACCTGGCCACTATCAAGGGTGAGCTTGAAGAAGAGCTGCCCGACTGGACCATTACCATTGGACCTCGTGAGGCCGGCCATCTGCCAGCGTTCCTGAAGGAATGGCAGCCGGCGGCCTGATAGCGGCCGACTCCCGGATGAGGCCGTAAGCCTGGACCAGATTCCGGCAGCATTCAACTTTTTTACCTGAAGCGGTGGACAGGTTGCCGCCACCCGGGGACAGCGTGCCCCCGGTGGTGGTCCTGTACCCCACTCATATCCGATATTTATGGCAACTATAACGCTTAGCATCAACGGTAACGAAATCGTCGCGGAAAAGGGCCTGACCGTCCTCGAAGTTGCGAAACGTTCTCAGATCACTATCCCTACACTGTGCTGGGTCAAGGGAACGGTTCCCCGGAAAGCCTGTGAGATCTGCGTGGTCGAGATAGCCAACGGTGATGAACTCGGCCTGAAGAGCCGGGTGGGTGATGGAGAGAACAGACTCTATTGCGCCTGCACCACCCTGGCCCAGGATGGTATGGAGATAGCCACGGACTCGGAAGCGGTTATCGCCCATCGCCAACAGCGCCTTGCCATCATATCCCAGACCCATTTCGGTGACTGCAAGGCCCCCTGCAACCTGACCTGTCCCGGTCAGATCAATGTTCAGGGCTACATCGCCCATGTGGCCAAGGGTGAGTATATCGAGGCGCTCAGGCTGATCATGGAGCGCAATCCGGTGCCCTTTTCGGTCGGCCGGGTATGTCCCCGGTTCTGCGAGACCAGGTGCCGGCGGATACTGGTCGACGAGCCGGTGTCCATCAACCATCTCAAACGGTTTGTCGCCGACTGGTGCATGGCCCACCACATTGACCTGAAAATACCCCGGGAACGGCCCACGGGCAAACGGATCGCCGTGATCGGTGGTGGTCCTGCCGGCCTGAGCTGTGCCTATTTTCTCACCCGCAAGGGCCACCAGGTCACTATCTTCGAAGCCAACCCCAAGCTGGGCGGCGCCCTGAGGTACGGATTTCCCGAGT encodes:
- the acsC gene encoding acetyl-CoA decarbonylase/synthase complex subunit gamma, which codes for MALTGIQILKMLPKKNCGECSIPTCLAFAMKVAAGQAEIDTCPYVSDEAKATIGEASAPPIRTVKIGAGDAEFTAGGETCLFRHEKRFEHPTGIAILVSTNEDDAEVEGKLKRFRDMEFERVGVLMRANLVAIKDTSGDPAKMSSLVGKVQEMAPKAAIILMSDNTDVLKAGAEACGDNKPLLYGATADNWEAFADLAKETGCVLGVKGANLDDLVEVSGKLVDSGLKDMVIDTGARTLRAAFEDNIVARRSAIKERFKPLGFPTITFPCEMTDDLMMEAMIASVLMAKYAGIIVLSDIQGDILFPLLLEQLNIFTDPQRPMVVQEDIYPITGPDENSPVLITCNFSLTYFIVSGEIEGSKVPSWLLIKDTEGLSVLTAWAAGKFGADLIAQFVNKSGIADKVKHHELIIPGYLATIKGELEEELPDWTITIGPREAGHLPAFLKEWQPAA